Part of the Bos indicus isolate NIAB-ARS_2022 breed Sahiwal x Tharparkar chromosome 29, NIAB-ARS_B.indTharparkar_mat_pri_1.0, whole genome shotgun sequence genome is shown below.
CAAATGCGAAAACTAAGGCTCAAACAACGCTTCCGAGCACATGGGCTTTCTTCTAGAAGAAATGCACACATTTGGGTAATTTCTGAGATCAGGTGCCTCAGGCATGTCACAACTGCTAGGTCATGTGAGCGAGCTCCTCATGTGACACAGCCCTTTGGTCATGTTACCTGGCAGATCCTTGATGTCCACACAGCCCAGAAACCGCAGAGCGTCTTTGTAGTAGGACGCGTGGTTTCCAATCGTTTGATAGTATTTACTGGAGAGGTCGTAGAAACGACTGTGAACGGATGTCACCCCAGGGAGGTTGCTGAGCATTTCCTCAACATCTTCGATAGTTTCCTATACACAGGAAGCAAGAATGCTTTCTAACTTAAACGTTTATCAAGTGACGTATGACAAGGTGAAAAGCATAAGCCACAAAGACTGATAAATTTGGctacattaaaatgtaaaacttcagTTCATCCTGTGTGGTATCCTGCTGGACGTACGTGCTCACAAGGGAGAGAACTCTGTTTAAGGGTAACAGGCATCATATTAGCAACTTATTCTTAAGcggctttggaaaaaaaaaaaaaaagaacctacaagcacacacacacagcacagacacacacacacacacagcacagaatGGCGGGGCAAAGAGGAGCGATGTGAACAGCAACCTGAGGTGAGGGCAAAGGAGGGTCTTCTGTGCTATTTTGCAACTTTCCtgtaacttaaaattatttaaaaataaacgaAGAGGAGCATTAGGATTCCCCCCTTACAGTTTTAAACGACCATCAATCTGTACTGTGGCAACCTCACCTTTGTAACCTGCAGGTCACCGATGTTCAGCTTCAGAGCTCCAATCGCGGTTTTGCACAGGATCACCGCCTCGTCACTACTTTTCACCTAAAGACATCAGAAATGAGGGACCTCAGAAGTGTGGGCAGTGGAGTAACAAGGAAGGTGTCTGCACACTGACTTAACGTGCATGACTACGGACACACTGGTCTCCAGAGTGGTGAACAGTGGGCACAGACACAGGCTGTAATTCACATGTTTTAAAAGATCTGGCTCAGACGTCACGTTTACCTTCTCACGAGTCTtttccagaaaactaagagcCACGTTAGGATCTAGAAAAGAAAGACCAAAGTCAGAAGCATCGCCAACAGAGTGTCTTGTTGAACCTGTAAAGTATCCATCTTTACAGGTGGGATAACCTTTAGGCTTAGACCATAAAATACAAAACTCAGAATTTTATGTCTATTGAAATCCAAAAGCTCAATTAACTTATACTTTGAGatcattttaattatcattaGAATCTGCTCCTTTATGAAACAAAGTGAGACTCACCAGTCATCTGTCTAACTACATGTAGAATGATCTCTACCAGGGACAAAGGATTCACCCTGAAATAAAAACCCAGTCTTTGAACGTCAACAAATCAATGtcttcattttcaaaaacaaaaacaaacaaaagaattttaCCTGTGTTCAAATTCACTGATGAAGTTTTCATAAAGCTGTGGAACCAAAACATGGAGAGTAATTATAGGATGTCTTTCATTCTGCAAAATCAAGACTTCAGACACTAGCATGATACCCATCACACAGCAGGCACTGCCTAAGTATGTGCTGAGTAACAGAAGACCCAAATTGGGGCTTATTAAGCTCACATAAATGATCAccactagggacttccctggtggtcgaggcattaagaatccaccttgcaacgcaggggttatgggttcaacctctggttggggaactaagatcccacatgcagcagagcaattaagcccatgtgttGCAACAACTGAgcttgtgccacaactagagagcctgtgttCCTAAACAAAGATTCTTCAGGACTCTAGAAAGActctgagtgccacaactaagacccgacacagccaaatagataaaagattttaaaacgaTCACCAGTGAACTACTGAAAAAagctagagtttttttttttttccctagcgtTTAGAATTAGAACCTTGTCCCATGAGACTCTCCCAAGGACCAACTCATCTATTTGTCCTCCAAAGTACTCTGAATAAAACAGACTATCAGTTTGAAAGGCTCACTAACTAAACAGAAGTCAGAAAGTTGCAGGCTAATTATGTCCCATTATCCAGTATCACAGTCACTCAGCAAACACTTGAGCACTTAACTGAGACTGTTTACTAAGTACTACAGCACAGAATGTGTCAGACGAAAACCGAACTTCTGAGGAGCTTCTGGCCTAGTGGAGAAGCCAGACTTGGAAACAAATGGCAACACTGTGAGTtacaaagcaaggaaaaaaagCACACAGCTGGATTAGCCCATGAAAGAGATTGCCAAGGTTATTTCAGAAACTGATAGTTGAGCCTTAAGGAATGAAGAGCAGTAAGAGGTGGACAAATTTGATGTGACGGGGTAGTTGGGACACCATTCCAGACAGGAACAAACATACGCAAAAGCGCCAAAGAAATTACTGCATTATGTTTCAGAAGCGCTTCAGAGGGACGCAGAGACTGGGCCTCGGTCTCTATCCTAAAGTCAAAGCTATACCAGTCTGCATTATGTTTCAGAAGCGCTTCAGAGGGACGCAGAGACTGGGCCTCGGTCTCTATCCGAAAGTCAAAGCTATACCAGTGGACACGTACAACCACATTTGTATTTTATACACATGGCTGGATGCAAAGAGGACGGGAAGGAAAaggactgaggaaacagaacAGCTTGAGGCCATGAGTAGTCATGACAGAAGAGACAGGAGCAAAGGCAGTGAGGATGACAGAGTGTCTGAGAAATCTGCAAGTGAACTGCAGACCTGCTCAGTGTGGGCAGGTCACACAGAGGGGAGCTGCTGACAACCTCTGAGCTCACAGCTGGGCAACAGGGTGGCAAAGGGAGTGCCTCGTATGGGCAAAGCTGGGAGAGGGAACCTTCAGACAAGTCAACTTTGGCTAAGGAGCATTTAAAGTTCCCCTGGGTATGAAGACTGAAAAATGGAAATGTCTCTGTGAAACAAAATGTGgttaatacatatacacaatgggatatcactCAGCCTAAAAAATGAAAGTCCTGCCATCTATGACAACGCAaatgaaccttgagggcattacgtgaagtgaaataagtcagagaaagacaagtactattTAACCTCACTTACACGTGGAACCTAAGAAGCTAACTcatacagaaagcagaatggtggctgccagaAGCAGGGGTGGAGGTGGAACAGGTCAGTGCGCAAACTCCTGTCTATAAGATACCTAAGTCCTGGGGAGTGCAGCGCACAGCACGGCGACGACAGCTAACCGCTCTGCACCGTACACCTGAAGGTTGCTAGGAGAGTGGATTTCacaagttctcatcacaagaaaaacaaatcaggaaCAATGTGAGGTGATATGCTAACTAGATTCACTGTGGTGGTCATTTTGCATACATATGTACATCAGATCATTACACTGGACACCTTAAACTaaaacaaagttcagttcagtcgctcagtcgtgtgtgactctgtgaccccatgaactgcagcacggcaggcctccctgtccataccaactcctggagttcacccaaactcacgtccacagatgtcaattatttctcaataaaacttagGGGGAAAAACGAACCTGTAGCAGCCAGTTAGATATTCATATCAGGCACCTAGCAAAGAGTCAATGTAATAAAGTGGATTTTTCATTACAGACAACAATTTGAAAGATACCTTTATCATTAAGAGGGAGTGTTTCAACTTCTCTGATATGTTATGATTTatgaaattacttaaaaaaaaaagctctctaaGGCAAAAAGTTCACTAAGTCTAGAAAGTCAAAATTATTTCTGGGGACTGAAAATTCATGACTActactgatgaaataaatttatattaaacactaaaatatataaacttaaaacTGAATAAAGAATACAAACAATTCATATTTTTAAGCAGGACAAGAAAAACCACGTGCGTTTCTTGCTCTGGGCCTCCTGCCCCCTCGTGTGCACTGCGCATCTGCACTAGGGCGCCTGCTCCACCACAAACACCGATGCTTCCTTTCTTCCCACAGTGTAACTTCTTAAGTGAAGGGCGTGTTTTTCCAGCTCTGTAGTGGTCAAGGGGACTTGCTGCTCTCTGTCTACGACCCTACCTGGCCGTGCATCCTTGATGGACTGTATGTAAAGTATCAGGACGTCATTCTGACGCACTGCCCTGTGTCTCACATGTGTATGACTGTGCTTTTGACCGGGGCTTGGTTTCTACCCTAACATGTTGCATAGTTCTCTGAGCATTCTGAGAGTCTGTCTCCCAGGTTATAACCCTCAATTTGGCTCAAATAAACCCCCCCTATTCCTTTTTGatgattaatttgcatttttatcaaTACTATCTATCTGAGAATGAGGAGGGCTGGGGcccaataattttattttgtccaAGGAAATAGCAAACAAATCTACTGACCTAAATATGATGTCACATTCCCAAGAGGCTGAGCAAATATTTTGCTATGAGGTGAAAGTGATTTGAAGATAAGAAACCAAACAATagaaatgagcaaaaaaaaaaaaaaaaaagagcagttaTGAGTTATCCACTACTAAGATATAGAACCTTAGGGAATAACTATTGAGACAGctctaatttatcattttttcacaTAATCCAGAAGATAGCATGGCCAGCAAAATCTCCAGGCTTACAGAAGGTTACAAGTTCCTTTGAGTGGTAAAATGTCAAACCGATAGACATAAACCACAAGAAAACCTTAGAAGTCCAGATGGTGGAATGTCAAAGTGGTAAGCCTCACTATAAGTACCATTAAAGCAAATAACTGAAACAATCATTACAAACTAGCTTTCAGTTCCAATGCATTTATACACCTCTGATTCATTCAGAATCCAAGAGAAAGGCATCAAGGAGAAAGATATCAGGAAAGATTTCAAAGAGTAGtcccagatcagttcagtcgctcaagtcAAGTCcaagtctctgtgaccccatggactgcagtaggtcaggctttcctgtccatcaccaactcccagagtttgctcaaactcatgtccatcaagtcagtagtctgctgctgctaagtcacttgagtcgtgtccgactctgtgcgaccccatagatggcagcccaccaggctcccccgtccctggggttctccaggcaagaacactggagtgggtgccatttccatctccaatgcatgaaggtgaagtcgctcagtcatgtccgactctcagtgaccccatggaacgcagcctaccaggctcccccatccctggggttctccaggcaagaacactggagtgggttgccatttctttttccaatgcatgaaagtgaaagtgaagtcgctcagtcgtgtctgaccctcagcgaccccatggactgcagccttccaggctcctccatccatgggattttccaggcaagagtactggagtggggtgccattgccttctccgagtcagtAGTCTACCAGTATACAAATCTGGGCAAAGGGAGGGGTTTGTGGGGTGGAAAGCAGGGGATCTGGGAAAGGCTCCGGCAGACTGTGTTTTTCTGTTGACAAAATTCTACAAGGCTCTATTAGAGGCAGCATGGTACTAAGCAGCATTCCATGGTACTGAGCCTCCCACTCCCAGTGAAGCACGTCTTCCACACTGTCCAGGACAGTGTTGAGGGAAACAAGCAGAgtcagtgggggaggggaagaggagcgATGGCAGTTGTAACATCTGTCGACAAGTACCGATGTCGACAAGGCTGGGATTCTAGAAGAAGCTAGAATGTCTATGTTTGAATCTTCCTTTGTCACTTATCAGCTGTGATCTATGACGAGTCACTTAAGCTCTTGGTGTCTGCCTCTAcataagaaaaacagaacagcAGTAGTACTAATCTACCAATGTTGTTATGAGGAGTAGATGAATAAATGTGTAAAGCACTCAGAATGGTACCTGACATAAAGTGATTGCTGagtagacatatatatatataattgagaagtccaccttttatttttaaaaagtacctgaGCATATTTAAATACTGTGACATGGCATGGCAAATCATTTACCTTAATGAGACCATCTCCTTGGGCAAAGCAGGGGTCCTGCACAAAATCAAGCACTTGAAGTGTCAGCTGATGCCACAACCTGAAAAACACAAGGCTCTTGAGACCTACAACCTAACGCCAGTCACAGACGCCATCACCTTCGATGGTCCTATCAGATAACAACACTCGTCGTCTCTAATGTTTACCACAAGAAAGCTAGAGCACATGCTTTTTAAAGCTTAGTTCTTCCCCTGTCTCTGCCACTCAATGGTTACGTCACCGAGAGAtccctttcttttctcagctataaatGGAGAACATCTTTCTAGATTACCTCAAAGGGTTACTGCAAGCCTTGACTGGAAACAAGAAGTTTGGAATCATATGTATGGAATTTGAAATTCTGGCTCTTCTACTTAGTAGCTGACTACCTCAGGGAAGGAGCTTaaactgagcttcagtttcctcatctatgaataGGATGAAGGACTGAATGAGCTAATACAGAAAATCTCTAAAACAATGACATAGCGCATTTGAAACCAGAGGCTAATTCTTAAGAATGCAAGTAAAATGCACTAAAAGTACAAAGGGCTACATAAGCAATTATTTGCCAAAAAccaagattttttcccccctcaaaatCTGCTAATAGCAGAAGGCTGCTATCATCAAAACACATAGTGAATATCCATGCAAAAGACACAATGCTAAAGGCTAAGGTTGTTAACAGGGGAGCATTACAAGAGCTGTGTTTTCCTGTGAAAAATCACTAACCCACGGCTaacattttattctgtatttaaaaagaGGTTGTTGTTTATCAACTGATATTGTTCTGAAATTCATCCTGTTTCTAAACAAACCCACACTCTAAGATCTTTCTAGGTGCACAAAGCCCAATATGAAACGCAAGGGAAGCAGGGGCCATGGCACGCGGAGAAGGGGTTGCACGCCACAACCACTGGTCACTAGTGGCAGAATCAACAGGgcaaaaaaatgcactggtctCTGGTTTGTCTTGTTTCTCCAGACTGCTGAGAAAAATAACAGTAGGTTATGACAAGGCTAAATGTAAGATATCGGTATCTGTTCAGTCACAGGTCCAGAAGGCAGTGAACGCTAGATCCCAAAACCCAGTCTGGCTCTCCTCCTCAGTCCTGTGGGATGTCACCCTTTTCCCTCCTCGGTCCTGCCTTCCGGGTCCCTCAGCACACCTTCTCTGTCTAGCTTGTCCCCATTCAATCCACACGGGTCCGAGCGCCCTCAGTCCACCAAGATCAAGGCCCACCCCGTCCCCTCTGTCGCTCTCCTATCCCAGGAGGCCCACGGCCCTTCGGCTCGGCGCTCACTTCTTGGTGTAAAGCTCCTCCAAACGGTGCCACACGGCGGCCTGGCCGGGCCCGGAGCTCTGACTCTGTTGTAAGAAGCCGGGTACGTCCTTCATGACTGCAGGAACAACCGGGGAAAGGAGTACCGCGGAGATGCCAGGGCGAAGGGGAGGCCGCCGGAAGTGCTCACTCACTTCCGGCGCTGCGTCACGCGGGGCAAGCTGGGAGTTCTATGCTCAGCTTTAGGCGCCGGCTGGTTGTCATAGTAACCGAGCCTCTTGGCTTTGGAGCCAGTTCTCTCCAG
Proteins encoded:
- the PSMD13 gene encoding 26S proteasome non-ATPase regulatory subunit 13 — protein: MKDVPGFLQQSQSSGPGQAAVWHRLEELYTKKLWHQLTLQVLDFVQDPCFAQGDGLIKLYENFISEFEHRVNPLSLVEIILHVVRQMTDPNVALSFLEKTREKVKSSDEAVILCKTAIGALKLNIGDLQVTKETIEDVEEMLSNLPGVTSVHSRFYDLSSKYYQTIGNHASYYKDALRFLGCVDIKDLPVSEQQERAFTLGLAGLLGDGVFNFGELLMHPVLESLRDTDRQWLIDTLYAFNSGNVERFQTLKTAWGQQPDLAANEAQLLRKIQLLCLMEMTFTRPANHRQLTFEEIARSAKITVNEVELLVMKALSVGLVKGSIDEVDKRVHMTWVQPRVLDLQQIKGMKDRLEFWCTDVKSMEMLVEHQAHDILT